A stretch of DNA from Cannabis sativa cultivar Pink pepper isolate KNU-18-1 chromosome X, ASM2916894v1, whole genome shotgun sequence:
CAATTTTATACTCAATCTGCACAATTTTTTCCTCAAACTAATACTCAACCTGTTGTCAATGAGCAAATGACTTTCTTCCATCCTATGCTGCTCCTTTGCACTCTGCAACTTCTTCCAGTAGCTCATCCACACATCAACATCAGCATTTGTCATCTTCAACTGATGCCAATATGCCTACTAATTCATCCTCAGTTTCCCCTGAATCTATACAGTCCTTGCCTACTCCATCTGCTGCACCACCAAGAACACATGCTATGACAACAAGATCCCAACATGGCATTTTTAAACCCAAGGCATACATGGCCACATAGCACAAACTTCCTGAATCTCTATTACCCCGTGAGCTTAAGTCTCTCAAATCTGCTCTCATGATCCAGCTTGGAATGCTGCTATAAACAAGGAAGTTACTGCTCTCAAGAAGAATGGTACTTGGACTCTAGTACCTTATCAATCCCATATGCACCTTATTGATAATAAGTGGGttcatcaaattaaattgaattcaGATGGCAGTGTTGACAGGTACAAATCTAGACTAGTGGCCAGGGGTTATCTACAAGCTCCAGGGATCGACTATGCTGAAACTTTTAGCCCCGTAGTAAAGCCAGTCACAGTTCGAATGGTGCTAACCCTTGCTGTTTCATTTCAGTGGGAAGTCAAACAATTGGATGTATCTAATGCCTTTCTAAATGGTATACTAGAAGAAATAGTCTACATGGTGCAACCAAAAGGCTTTGAAGACCCAACTAAACCTGACCATGTTTGTCATTTACACAAAGCCATCTATGGCCTTAAACAAGCCCCTCGGGCTTGGAATGACAAGCTAAAGACTACTCTTATTGCCTGGGGATTCACAGCATCACAAGCAGATTCATCCTTGTTTGTTTACGGTTCTGGTAAAAGCTTGATAATATTTTTAGTATATGTGGACGATATACTCATTAGTGGATCCAATACTACTCTAATCACCAAGTTAATTTCTGATCTAAATCAATGCTTTGAACTAAAAGATCTTGGTGCCATTCATTATTTCCTTGGTGTTGAAGTGTACAGAACCAAAGAAGGAATCTATTTGTCTCAAAGCAAATACATCTCAGATTTGCTTGTAAAAGTTCATCTAGATGGAGCTAAACCGTGTTCCAATCCTACCAGTACTGCCCATAAACTCTCTCTATAAGAAGGTATAGCTTTTGAAGATCAAACATTATACAGAAGTACCTCAGGCACTTTACAATACTTGACTCTTACCAGGCCGGATGTGGCGTTCATTATTAACAAATTGTCACAATTTATTCATGCTCCAACTAGTGTGCACTGGGAAGCATGTAAACGTTTACTCAGGTACTTGAAAGGCACAATTAATGAGGGGTTATTTCTTAAACCAGCATCTCGACTCTCTCTGCAAGTTTACTCCGATGCTGACTGGGCGAGTTCCCTTGATGACAGGCGCTCTACGGGTGGTTATGCAGCATTTCTTGGACCAAATTTGATATCTTGGTCAGCCAAAAAGCAGCAAGTAGTTGCTTGATCTTCCACTGAGTCTGAGTTCAGGGCAGTGGACAATGTTGCAGCTGAAATAAAATGGCTATGTTCCTTGCTTTCTGAGTTGCACATTACATCACCAGATATTCCAATTATCTGGGTTGATAATCAAGGTGCAGCAGCTCTTGCAGCCAACCCAATTTTTCATGCTAGATGCAAACATATAAAGATTGATTTGTATTTTGTCCGTGAGCAATTCTCTGTTAGACATGTTCTGAGTGTTGATCAGGTTGCTGATATTCTCACAAAGTCTCTACCTAAGGAAAGATTTCATTATCTTAAAGGCAAACTCAAAGTAATTTGTACACCTTTCGTTTGAGGGGGGATGATAACCAATAATGCACGTGTTAGTTTTGGTTAGTTTAGACTGTTATTTCTGTTATTTTCTTGTAACTAATTCTGGTTTTAAAAGAATTCTTTGTCTTGTAAAATCTGGTGTATAAATAAAGAGTTTCCTCCTCAGTTTAACCAAGCTGCATTTTCTTGGTTCTGAGGCTTCCATATTCTCTCAGTTTTCTTTCCTCTCTGTTTCAAAGTTTTCAACTATGTCTCTAAAACCACCATACGTCTTTTATGAAAGAAGCCAACATAATAACATTTTTTGATCTTTTTACATTTGAGAATGCATTTAAAGAAAGTAGGTCAAATTAGATTTCCCATAAAAGTCTAGTTAAGACCAAACATTAGACCTTATTTAACTTAAACGATAAGTTTCTTCCCTcttaaaatattatctcaaatcatgtcttattaatttttagCTCATCAGTCatccatatatataaatgtttgAAGTTGAccctataatttttttgtaaaattataaaaaaaaaaaaaatgctaaagggtacaaattaataataatgtgtCATATTGtcctatattttaatttaataactatataaaaaaaccgCAGTTGACTAATAGTATAAGATGCTTTATATCAATGTTAGACAGCTCACAAGGCATATGTTCATTAAAAAATTGTTACTATCCACATTAGTTATATAATAGGCACGAGAACATGTCTGATCATACATTTGTTAGAActctatatgttttttttttttttttttttttgaactattaGAACTCTATATGTTGAATTAATGTCAATGACAAATACATACACCATCATGTTAGAATTTATCATAGGGCTGGGTCGAGGTGCCACAGTCTCAACCACAAAGAAACGAAACAATGTTGTATATCCTACACATATAATTATCTCAATCGATCAcactatattttattttataaatctaaatGCTAGCACATTAATTATAACTCAATTATCACGATGCGGTATAATTTGATTTATTGCTCTCTTCACCTCTACTATGCTTGCCTTCCTTCCATGTACATTCTCCTTAAcctgaaattaaaattaattatcaaaaaaataaaatcttattATAACATTAGCAATATGTCATATATACTAAAGTGGGTTGGTCAGAAAATTGTACCTTGGCTCTTAATTCAATGGCAAATAATCCATTACTTAATGAAGAATTAACCGTTGTGGTCTCAATCCGAAGCTCCTTTAACATTTGCATGAGTTCAAGTAACAATCCTTCTCTGTAAGGACATTGGAGCTCCAACAACCCGTCATTCTCTATAATCGAAACTTGCACCGTTGTCTCGGACCGAGGCGATAGCGGTGGAGAAGCTGAAGACTCCACTGACTTGGGTTTAGCTACGACGCCATGGCTTCCTTCCACAATCCTCATTTTCCTCTTTTCAGATCCGGGTGGTTCAATCCGTACCCGATCAACAATAGTCAACCCGCTCCGTTGGTCTTTCAAGGATCCAGTACTACACGTCCTTTGCGGGACAACTGGCATCATTAATGACCGTTGATCAAGCTCCATCAAATGGTTACGTGTCTCGAGATCTTGAACCTTTTTTCTCAACTGTTTGACGTACTCGATGGTATCTCCTAAAATAGAGGCCTTGTCCATCTTGGTTACGAAAGGTACCAACGACCTTAATATGATGAACCTCTCGTTGAGCTTCTCTCGGCGCCGACGCTCTGCCATGACATGGTTGGCACTGAGCTCGTCTTGTGGTGTCCCGCCTTTATTCCGGAATGCCCGGGTCGCGGTGTCGACTCCGACACCAGCGCTGCCCTTGGGAGAGTTTTCGTCGCGGTACTTGGTGTGGAGGAGGGGTACACTGAAAAGGATATACTTTAGGAGCCATTGTGAGGTGGATTCTGATGATGAAGAGGAGGATGACACGTGGAAGATGGAGTGGTGATCGTTGAGGTTTGTCCACTTGGAGAAAGCTGATTGGGTTGAGTACGTGACGTAGCCTGATGACGATGACTCTGCCCATAGGCAGCTGGGCTGGTTTTGGAGGATGGCGGACACTGTTTCTGAGTAGTGAGTGTCTTCATGTGCTATGTCTTCTAATGGATTTGTAGGACCTGTATGCATTTAATTATATCAATTACTCTAAAATTATGAAGCGTGAAAATAAATTATGGGCACAAAGGACACTATCTACGAATACAAACCAATGCAATTCTCAAGTAATATTGTGTGTGTTAAAGAGAAGTACTAAACCAGTGCATTTAGtatagtaaaagaaaaaaaaaaagaagcaactgtttcaaaaaaaaaaacaagcagTGTCGTAAATTAATGTGGGGTATCAATTAAATCTTAAATAAGGAGGTTACATAATAACTTTATAGGCATGCACGTGAGTTTTTTATATAGAGGCGGGGTATAAGGGGACAAGAGTGTATGTGTGTTCATAATTTTGGTATATCTTTTTTCATCCTCTCAGAGCGCCGAAAGGGTTTCTAATAGCGGAGACTGAAAAGTCACTTTTCATGGTTTTTGTATGTAATTGTTAGGGAGACTTAGTAAGAGTGTGCTATTATAAGCCACAATTACGCACCATAATGTTCTGAAATTTAATAGTTAGTGCGGTGGTCTCAGAAATTCTGGCACGACTACTAATTAAGTAGTGTGTTCAATACCACGCATTAGGAATATTACTAATACATAAAAGGTGAAAATTGAGTCTTgcaccaaatatatatatacataatcatATACTTTGTTTTCATAATGAAAGAATTAGTATTGATATAGTAGGGTACTGACTATATATAAGTTTTCAACTCATAATAATAAACTGATGATTGGTAAATTAAATCAATTTAACTGATATATACAAATGGACATGATGAGCAGTGAATATTGgagaaataaatataataaataaaaaaaatgaaactatACGAGAGAGATGCATACGTACCTGATGAGGGTGGTAGCAGAAGACCAATATTGGTTGTGGGGTGATCTGGTAGAAGGGGCCACCGTGGAGTAGACTCGGCTGGGTACGAGTTAGGTTGACAAAGATGATCATGACGTTTGCGCTGGCTTACAGCCAACAAGTGAAAGTCTGAGTCTAAATTATTGGACCCATCGTCGGGCGAGCCTAGTCTTATATCCTCCGACATATCCAATTGCATTAACTCACTAGGCTCAGCAGCTGCTACAACTGCTTCTGCTGAACtattcttgggtcctccaatgcGGCCTATTTCGGCCTCAGAGTCTGATTCACCGACCTCCTCATCCTCTTCTTCATCCATCTCATCCTCTTGATCTTCATCTCCCTCGTCTTCTTTGTTGGTTTCCTCGATAGCAGGGCCAGCTGCCCCCGCCGGCCCCGAGTAAATGGCGGCGGTCATTGGCTGAGAATGAAATCTTGGGTTGTCTGATGAAGTGGCCGGGTTTGAAGTGGATTGCTCTGAAAGTGCTGGTTTTGGCGGGAGAGGGTGGTGGTCTATGAAAAAAGTCTTAACATGTTGGATAAACCCAAGGTCTTCTTTAACCTAcagtaataataaattattaattttaataaagtgATACATCAAGTTTAAATAGTgggattagattggattaaaaaaattaaagtattttgtGGCTAAACCctctcaattattatttaatttgtatttaattttCCAAGCTCAAATTTTGGCGATAAAACCTTTAAACTACTTAACTAGTGGaaaatttaaggtgtcatccGATTGACTTTCACCATAAACTGTTTATGTGCATACTCTTGTACACGTGACATGTTTATATTGGTATAc
This window harbors:
- the LOC115703590 gene encoding transcription factor BHLH42, with translation MAAPPSSRLQNMLQTAVQSVQWTYSLFWQLCPQQGILIWGDGYYNGAIKTRKTVQPMEVSAEEASLHRSQQLRELYDSLSVGETNQPQRRPCAALSPEDLTESEWFYLMCVSFSFSPGVGLPGKAYSRRQHVWLTGANEVDSKIFSRAILAKSAGVQTVVCIPLLDGVVEFGTTERVKEDLGFIQHVKTFFIDHHPLPPKPALSEQSTSNPATSSDNPRFHSQPMTAAIYSGPAGAAGPAIEETNKEDEGDEDQEDEMDEEEDEEVGESDSEAEIGRIGGPKNSSAEAVVAAAEPSELMQLDMSEDIRLGSPDDGSNNLDSDFHLLAVSQRKRHDHLCQPNSYPAESTPRWPLLPDHPTTNIGLLLPPSSGPTNPLEDIAHEDTHYSETVSAILQNQPSCLWAESSSSGYVTYSTQSAFSKWTNLNDHHSIFHVSSSSSSSESTSQWLLKYILFSVPLLHTKYRDENSPKGSAGVGVDTATRAFRNKGGTPQDELSANHVMAERRRREKLNERFIILRSLVPFVTKMDKASILGDTIEYVKQLRKKVQDLETRNHLMELDQRSLMMPVVPQRTCSTGSLKDQRSGLTIVDRVRIEPPGSEKRKMRIVEGSHGVVAKPKSVESSASPPLSPRSETTVQVSIIENDGLLELQCPYREGLLLELMQMLKELRIETTTVNSSLSNGLFAIELRAKVKENVHGRKASIVEVKRAINQIIPHRDN